The DNA region CATAAGGTGAAACTAGACTATGCCCATGAATTATATGCGGTGCATTGTGTTTAATGAAATCAAACGATAATAATGCTGCTTTATAGCTGGTTGTATAGTCGTCTCCGTCTAAAGGGACTTTTAGTCGAACAACATGGAATCCATCACTGTAATCTAAAAGTGGCGGATCAAGCAAATCTTTGTTTTGATGAGTTAGAACAATAGGCTCGTGTCCTATTTCAGTGAGAGACTTGGCTAAATTATAAATAGCTGTTTCAACTCCTCCTTTTCTCGGCAGATACCAGTCAGATGCCAAAATTATTCTCAGAGTCTCCACTTCCCTCGCCCTCCTCTGCTTTCCTAGCTATCTTCATAGCCAACTTAAACGCATGAATCCCTCCGCTAACTGACACTAAAACCAAGCCTAATACACTAGCGGTAACACTCGAAATAAGCCGCTCTCCCAGAATCAATAGGCCTGCCTTATCTATAGAATAACCGAGACCTACTAGGATTGACGTTAATCCACCCTCGACGAATCCTAGTCCAGCTGGAGTTGGTGCCATGCCAAATACCAGGTATCCTACGCTTAGTAATGCTGCCTCGGGTAAAGTGAGATGTATACCAACAGCGAGTCCGATAAAATAGAACCTGAAGATATCCTGTAACCAGATTAAAATTGATATCGTAGAGGTATATATTATTAGGACTTTATCTTTAACCAGTAACTTAGAATCAACTTTTAATCTTTT from Candidatus Tiamatella incendiivivens includes:
- a CDS encoding flippase-like domain-containing protein: FRAAWLWIKHKIPFDRSILTILYERLTETPGVALVVGIVIAGGVLGSFRTSLTWSLGFGLIGLGFFDTTRGFIYDMKKRLKVDSKLLVKDKVLIIYTSTISILIWLQDIFRFYFIGLAVGIHLTLPEAALLSVGYLVFGMAPTPAGLGFVEGGLTSILVGLGYSIDKAGLLILGERLISSVTASVLGLVLVSVSGGIHAFKLAMKIARKAEEGEGSGDSENNFGI